In the genome of Hemitrygon akajei unplaced genomic scaffold, sHemAka1.3 Scf000082, whole genome shotgun sequence, the window aaatgtcatccatgtaacaagccaatttatgctctgtccctttactaGTAATTCCCCATTtcgtctgatgtattgagctaatggttccagatataatgcgaagagtagtgctgaccatgcacaaccctgtcttgtgcccctttccagggtaagactatttgataaatatccattgattttaatcctagcggtAGGGTtatcatatagtgcctgtatagttttaataattgttatggaaaccaaatttatgtaaaactctgtaaagaaaattccaattaaccgaatcaaatgccttttcagcgtacacgcttatcactattgctttgaatTTTCTTTgtatatatgatccataatgtgaagtatccttcgtatattgtgcaaacacgaggaaatctgcagatgctggaaattcaaacaacacacacacaatgcttgtggaacacagcaggccaggcagcatctatagggagaagcactgtcgacgtctcaggccgagacccttcatcagaactaatagaaaggaaagatactaagagatttgaaagtaggagggggagggggaaatgcgaaatgataggagaggccCGGAGGGGGCGGAGTGAAGCTGAAAGggggaaaggtgattggcaaaagtgatacagagctggagaagggaaaggatcatgggtcaggaggcctagggaggaagaaagggggaggggagcaccagagggagatggagaacaggcagagtgatgggcaactaagtatgtcagggatggggtaagaaggggaggaggcgcattaacggaagttagagaagtcaatgttcgtgcctttctttctcccttatcaccattgctttgattttatatgAATTTGTATACGTTCCCTCTCTTCAGCAAGAGTCATTCCTTTGCCGCCCGGCTGGCAGTTTCCGCAGCCGCAACCCCCACATTTTGGCTCGCATGCTGCGCCGATACTATCCCACTTCCGATTTCCACGCTCGATTTCCATGGCGGTTTTCTAGAACACGAAAGATGTCATCTGCAGTTTTATAAGTATTGAGGCAAAGGTCTCTTCTGACTTTGTTGTCAAGACTGTCCAGCAGTTGAACCTTTTTCACCTCTCTTGAACCGGTCGGCTCTCCCTGCCTCTAGTGTTTCCCAGTCCTTTCTCCACCTGTGAAAATCACGCCTGCTGCCAGGAAACTTGGGAAGGGCCGTCGGTTTCAGTCTGATGGCTGGCGTGGGAAAATTGGAGGAAAAGCCCAATGCTGTCGGTGTTAGTCTTTCAGCATCCTCCTTTCTCCTTGCCTGTATGAAGTGGGCCTTCTTGGAAACCAACTTGGGGACGTTGAGTTCGAGCCCCTTTAGGCGACTCTGAAGGTGCTTCCGATCCCCTGGCGGGATCCATCGTTCCCAACACCTTTGCTGTCATTACCAGTCCTTGCAGGTGGTTAAGCATGAAGCCATACGACCCCTGGTGGCCATCGGGTTGTACAGCAGCGACGTCTTCACATTCATCCTCTGCTGCTTGTAGTACTGTGAGCAACTCAACATTTCCAAAGTTGGTCAAAAGAGTCTCCTGGATCAGCCTTCTGATTTCCTTTAGTTTCAACTCACACTCATTTGCCGTCTTTGCCAGGTCGGCTTTTTGCTGTTCAGTTGACACAGCTACTTTCTCTGTGTTCAGCTCCGCCTCCCGTTCTGCAGTGAGTCCGGCCTCCGCATCGTCATTGGCTTCCATGACTCTCTCGGCTTCTAttgtgagtttattgaaactcactcTGAGCTCCTCTTCAGACATGTCTTCATAGGTCCTGGTAATGCTGTTGGCCAGACGAGAAAACAATCTTTTTGCTGTCATTCTCTCCAGCTTGAGTTGCTCAACTGATTTCCCAATAGCTTGATCAGACATGTTTGATTCCGTCTGCAGGCTGTTCACAGGTGAGAGTACAACTTTTTAGTGATGCTTTGATGTTGTTTTATCTGAACTTGATTtccttccttcttcaggactccagGTTATTGCTCTTGCTGTTCCAGCTCAAAGCTCCCAGATTTCTGTTTCCTGGTCAAGCAGTATTTTCACTGTCAACCAGTTTTTCACTGTCAAGTCGGAGTTCTTGCTCCCATGTGCAGCTTCCCCACTTGAAAGGGACTGAATACGCCTACCCGAAGGTTTTAACGATTCCACTCAATGACCAAAAaactttccttctttttccttttttatttttattttcgcaAGTGTGGCAGTTGGTAATTATTAGTCAGTAGTCATAAATAATCAGCGGTAAGTCAGTCATTAGTCTAGTCAAGGATAGTCATAAGTCAGAAGGCAGTGGCAGTAGCATTAGCATTAGCATTAGGATCAGGTGAAAAACTGGCTGCCTGTCAGACTTCGGAGACGATTTCGGACCTGCACCTCCGTTTCTCTACTGGACCGTTATGGTTCCAAACTGGGTGAACCCTCTCGAACGTTTGCGAGCTCTTCTTAAGCCTCGCGCCATTTTCAAGAAGTGCCTGTGTGCGATGATCCCGATGGCGGAGTTAACCCAAACGCAGTGACAGCAGTGCTCCTTTCCCTGAAACAGTCTCAACAATTATTTAAAGTTCGGCATCTTACCGTGGGTTGTGACGCTGCTCCTGGCTGGCGATGTGACGCTGCTCTCGGACTGCTACTGTGACGCTGCGGGTTCTGCCCAAATGTTCTGGGCAGAAACCACCCTCAGGCAGCAGGTTCCGTCCTTTCTGCCAGTGAATTCTTGCTCTTTCTTAATACCTTCCTGAAACTCCAGTTTGACTTgacaatgatgcacatttggtggaggtggccgagagaatctcttcccaaagtctgagcaggtgatcagcctctacccagtgtgaactcgctggtgtctcagtagattAGATGACagcgtgaatcccttcccacagtctgagcaggtgaacggccgctccccagtgtgaactgactggtgtgccaatagtTTGGacgactgtgtgaatcccttcccacagactgagcaggtgaacggcctctccccagtatgaactcgctggtggTTTTGTAgatcagatgattgagtgaatcccttcccacattctgagcaggtgaatggcttctccccagtgtgaactcgctggtgtctgtgtAGGGTCGATGaatgactgaatcctttcccacattctgagcaggtgaatggcctctccccagtgtgaactcgttggtgactgtgtagggtggatgaatgactgaatcccttcccacagtctgagcagatgaacggcctctccccagtgtgaactcgctggtgtttttgTAGAtcagatgactgactgaatcccttcccacattctgagcaggtgaacggccacaccccagtgtgaactcgctggtgtgccttcagtgtggatgagcaagtgaatcccttcccacagtctgagcaggtgaatggcctctccccagtgtgaacacgctgatgtaccttcagtttagatgagcaagtgaatcccttcccacattctgagcaggcgaACAGCCGctgcccggtgtgaactcgctggtgagccattaggccagatgaccgagagaatccatccccacaaattcagcagatgaccagtgtgaactgactggtgtgtccacaggtgggaaaacCGACTGAACCGCTTCCCACACACAGAATAGATGAATGACCTTGCCCAACGTGAACCTTCAGTTGAGattaccgagtgaatccattctcacagtctgagcaggtgaacggcctctcccctgtgtaaaatgacggacATGTCAGTTGGTCAGATgcccgagtgaatccctccccacagtctgagcaggaaggatggctgGTTGAATCTCTTGctccttaaatatctagacagagacagcacaactggtgtgttgtgtttgaaTTCCCATAGACAAATCCCTTGTcgattttaacctgtaaaaagatttaaaaatccatcagtgggtgaaggacaacatttgagatgagatcacttgagttgccaaggtgtgatctgacatcacactgttacagtaagGTCCAACACATTGGAGAGCGAATTCTCCTTcaaactgggcacagtgctggtatctggaacgaCCCTCAAACCCTCTGATGTTCTGTAAGAATGGGGCACttatgccatctccaatctgtgacttggctctgTTTGACTCTGTCCATTTGAATTATTCCCTCTTCCCACTGAGCTGAaagggtgcctggccccacagtaacagaaaccctctcacacaaatagccttTGTTGACGTGTagctggggttttcctttatgtaatgttaatttaaagtgccacagtttcaaTGCCATGTCAATATCTCCTgacctggctggtggcgtagtggcatcaaagCCAGACTTCGGGACgaaaggtcctgagttcgaatccagccggttcccctacacgctttccatccatgctgggttacgagctggtgatctctttggaaactcacctggcagaagtttcccctcatgttccccttaacatttcacctttcacccttaacccatggcctctggttgtagtcgcaccccatctcagtggtaaaagccagcttgcatttacactatctataaaCCTCTAAATAGTCATAtaactccatcaaatctcccctcaatcttctacattccaaggaaagaAGTCCTGgcctgttcaatctctccttataacccaagtcgtccagacctggcaacatccttgtgaattttctctgaactctttcaaagtctttacatctttcctgtaggttgctgaccaaaactgcactcaatactccaaattaggcctcaccaatgtcttgtacaaagtcaacataacataccattcagtactttggtttatgaaggacTATGTGACAAAATCTTTCTTTCCGTCCCTAtcaaactgtgacaccactttcagtgaaatatagacctgtattcccagatccctttcctCGACAACACTCCTCCATGTCCGACCAGTCACTGCgtaagacccaccctggtagGTCCCACCAAcatgcaacacctcgcacttgtctgcattgaattctgttttccatttctcaagccatatttccacctggtccagttcgcactgcaagccatgatagtcttctcgcAGTCCGCTGAATTTCCAGTCTCggtttcatccacaaatttgctgatacctAACCATCTTATCATCCAGactactgatatagatgacaaacaacaacagatccagctctgatccctgtggcacaccactagacacaggcctccagtcagagaggcaaccatctgctatcacactctggcttctcccaaagacagtgtctcatccaatttactatctcgtcttgaatgctgagtgactgaaccttctttacCAACCTCCCATacgagactttgtcaagtgccttgctaacgtccatgtagataacatccactgccttgctttcatccactttcctgataacttcctcaagagactggttagacatgacctaccatgcccaaagccatgctgtctatccttaatcagtccacatcgatccaaatacttatatatccggctCCTGCACATATGTtttaataactttcccactactgatgtcaagctcactaacATCACATTTTCTCGTTTCTCCTTAAGAGCCCTTCtcgaacagtggaacaacattgtctgtcctccaatcctccagtacctcaacTGTCACGAAGGATGATTTCAATATCTCTGCTTGGACCCCGACAATTcctgcacttgtcttccgcagggtcccagggaacaacttgtcaggccctggggattgatccatgctaatttgccttaaggcagcaaacacctccacctctgtaatctgtacagggtccatgaagttgatgctgccctGTCTCACCTCTatcgactctgtgtccatctcctcagCAAATACGGATGCAAAACTACTATTTAAAACCTCCGCCATCTATTTTGAGTCccgtatagattaccattctgatcatcCAGAGtgggcttgtttctgttctgaccttcttcatgtttctgtgacagagaagctggactGGAAGGGGAATCCGGTAGGAGTGAcgacggagcagcaatggctggagtttctgggagcaactcgggagctgagtgatagacacatcccaaagaagtggaagcattggaaaggcaggaggacacaactgtgaaatgagaagccaaagccaacataaaagccaaagggagggcaaataatagagcaaaaaacattgggaagcttttcgaaaccaacagaagacaactgaagaaagtcagatgagctcagggtgtggaattatgatattgtagccattaatgtgtcttggtagcacccaacagcctgagtaatttggaggaacaaaatatccggggccttGCTACctcttgaaaacaaaggttccctgcaccagttacctttcaacttttattttggcaggcacatacaaactctacaccctcaaaatttcacttctgaagaacccccacttaccaagtactcctttgccagaaaacagcctgtcccagtccacacttgtcaaatccttgcaaataccataaaaattgatcttgctccaatttagaatctcaagagaGGTCCAGACCTCTGTTTTTCGGTACttacttggaatctcatggcattatgatcactggacacaaagtgttcccatacactaatttctgtcaccagccctggatcgtttcccaacagcttattgcacacttctacaccggatgttttacgtactgattaaggagcatttgacaaactctaccccatctagtccttttacagtatgggagtcccagtcaatatatggaaagttaaaatcacttactatatcAACTATTGTTTCTTGGTGTAGTCTGtgaactctctacaaatttgttcctctacatccctcagactgttgggtgcaaccaattcCCAGTAATGCCTACGATATCACAATTCCATGCCCtgggctcatctggctttcctacgatgcttcttgcattgtgattcCATAGCTcaacacattcatcgcaccatgctcaagcatttgattgctgactctgtctgaggtctaAACAACATCTTTCTGGTgtcgagaaaacaacctctccctcaatgtcagaaaaacctctgacgctgaattttgtggcgaggacgcaggaaaggttttcttctgatgactcttccatgaaggtcatatttctgcaggtgtcgctgcacagtagaacagtgcaccaccactccagaggctgctaaatcttcctgaatgtcttttacagtcaaacaggggttttgatttgcctttctagcaatcctacgagtagttctctcggaaagttttcttggtcttccagacatcaacttgacctccaccgtttctgttaactgccatttcttaaatacattacaaactgaggaaacggctacctgaaaacactttgctatcttctgatagccttctcctgctgcttgggcatcatttattttaactttcagagtgctaggcagctgcttagaggagcccatggctgctgattgttcgGACAAGGTTtgtggagtcagggtatttataaagctttgtgaTTTGCATAACCTGTCCTGTCCTAACGatcactgtgaacaagccattgtcctaacaagctaattcaggtctgagaccttggtaaaatttaactgagagctcaaatctcctgGGCTGCCCAGACTTTTCGatggtgctcctttccctttttttcactaaaattgtacaaaacagaaataatacactaaactcctcatgaagggtttcggcctgaaaccaCGTTacgacctcctcccatagatgctgtctggcctgctaagttctgccagcattttgtgtttttaataatacactaatcttgcttaaaatgtaaaaagaatgttttgtctttaattttatgacttttggagaccagttcaccttctactcacttaactattcacagtaacaggaagtttgaccagtggtgcccagccgtttgcataccactgtatggGATGGGGTGGAGAGTGCGGGGTGtgatgggagagagggggaggaggaggaggaggactgaCAGGAAGCGAAGAGGGAGAACGCGTGGGGTGAGTGGTAGATTTAGAGGGTGAGAAAGAGGGGAAGACAGTGTGGGATACAGGAGCCAGCAGGGAGAGTGtttgagagaggggggagggtgggatgtagggagagagatagagagggagagagctggaAATGGAGGCAGTTACAGACTGGTAGAGGTGACTGAGTGAGAGAGGAGTTTGATTGAGGTGAGAGGGTGCGCgagagaggaggagatggagaTGGGAAGGCAGAGGGTGACTGAGATTGAGAGTGAGGTGGCGGATGATAGGGGTAGGGacagggattgtgggatgggagagagaatggaaaaggaagagaaacagagtggatagaaggggagaaggggagagagtgagagaaatgaagagaggcatgagagagtgaagagatgaagagagacgaGAGAGGAGTACGATTTGTTAATAGAGGAGTAGAGAGAGTGGTGATAGAGAAGCAGAGCATGAGGAAAGTGGTGAAAGAGAGTGGGAGACTGGTCAAGTAGCAGTGTAACTGAGGCGGAttgagaagagggaagggggaggggagaggtggtgaGGAAGCAAGGATGATTGAGAGGGGCGATGATGAGGAAGGGGTGAGGGAAAattgagacagtgagggagagagggagcaagAAGGGAGGGCTGGAGTAGAGGGCCCTATGAGGAAGAGGAACTGTGAGGAGGGTGTGGTGAGGGAAATGGGGTAAGTAGCTTGGGGTGAGGGAGAAAGGCAAGGAGATTGGTGTGTATGATTTGAGTTGTCAGACTATTTATTCAGTCCCCAGTTGCAGGGTCATTAATCACGTATGTTCACAAGTCACCGAACAAATCCACCGTGAGATTACAGTTCCATgctgggaattatgagtgtgagggcagcttgctgttctcggtgtcggatgtgggaggtcccggagtctcccagcctcccggacgttcacatctgcgccaggtgcgccgagctgcagctcctaagggaccgtgtcagggaactggagctgcagctcgatgaccttcgtctggtcagggagagcgaggaggtgatagagaggagttacaggcaggtggtcacaccagggccacgggaggcagacaggtgggtcacggttaggaaggggaaggggaagagtcaggtactagagagtaccccagtggctgtaccccttgacaataagtactcctgtttgaatactgttgggggggggggcagcctacctgggggaagcaacagcggccgtgcctccggcacagagtccggccctgtagctcagaagggtagggaaaggaagaggaaggcagtagcaataggggactcaatagttagggagtcagataggcgattctgtggacggaGTCAGGAGACCtggatgatagtttgcctcccaggtgccagggtccgggatgtttctgatcacgtccacgatatcctgaagtgggagggtgaggagccagaggtcgtggtacatataggtaccaatgacataggtagggaaagggaagaggtcctgaaaggagaatatagggagttaggaagggatttGAGAAGAAGGTCcgcaaagatagtaatctcgggattactgcctgtgctacgCGGCAGTGACAGTagtaatggaatgaggtggaggataaatgcgtggctgagggattggagcagggggcagggattcaagtttctggatcattgggacctcttttggggcaggtgtgatctgtacaaaaaggacgggttgctccTGAAACCGAGGTGGACCAATACCCTAGTGGGGAGATCtgcgaaggctactggggagacttcaaACTAgaatgaatgggggggggggcaatcaaattgaagagactaggagagaggaggttagttcagaaatagagaaagtttgtagacagtgtgaggaaatctaggaataatggtgcatatttccctgaaggtggaatctcatgtggtggtgaagaaagcttttggtatgctggcctttataaatcagagcattgagtacaggagttgggatgtaatgttaaatttgtacaaggcatcggtgaggccagatttggagtattgtacacagttctggtcaccaaattatacaAAAGATGTCAacagagtacagagatttactagaatgttacctgggtttcagcacctaagttacagagaaagattgaacaagttaggtctttattctttggagcgtacaaggttgagggggacttgatagaggtctttaaaattatgtggggattgatagagttgacgtggataggctttttccattgattgtagggaagattcaaaaaagaggacatgagttgagagttaaggggcaaaagtttaggggtaacacgaggggtaacttctttactcagagagtggtaactgtgtggaacgagcttccagtggaagcggtagagacaggttcgattttgacatttttaaaaaattggataggtatacggacaggaaaggaatggaggattacgGGCTGACTACAGGTCGGTGtgaccaggtgagagtaagcgttcggcacagactagaagggccgagatggcctgtttccgtgctgtaattgttatgtggttttaCTGCATAcgattctggtctccatatccgacagcggggagttttaaCACATACGGGGACCAACTGCAGCTCAACCCCAGGTGATGCGGGTGTTTCTCCTGTTCAGGTGACGGTCAGGAAGGTGTTAATCTCCGGTTTGTGTAAATCGAGGACTGGTTGCATTGGGAAAGGGCCGGGACCGAGCCGGACAgctggaggctccgggctctccaGTCTTGCATCCCTGGATTTAGTATTGCACTGAGTCAAGATTGTGGGATCAGTTTGCTCTGGTTCCCCAAGCTGGGAGGGTGGATGTGGGTGAAGGGGGCCTGTCCATGTGTCggtgtggggtgaatggtcagaagGGTGTGGGGCCACTGGCGGGACGGAGGGTGGTTGGGGTACTGTGGGTGATCGGAagtaacatgacctgggtggatgGGCAAGGGGTAAATTACGTTGTCAGCGAGGGTGGATCTGGTCCACTGGATCAGACAGTTCAgctcgcgtgtcctttcaggagACCACAATTCTCTCTTCATCTTAATCACTGACTAATCTTCCTGTTAACATtgagtttgttacagagccccaggGTCTGGGAATGGCTgggtggtaggaagcagagggtgaagGTGAGAGGCTGTTTCTTGGATTCGAGTCCCGTACTTAGTGACGTTCCCTGAGGTTAcgcccattgctacttgtcatctatgtcaataatctggttgagaaagtacagggtatgagtagagagtttgcagcaagttcaaacaaatACTGTTTTTGAAAGACACTCAGCATAAATactcccctctctttccctctccccactcagaactgaccaaaagcAACATCAGAGGATGCAAGATCTTGAACTGAGtaaccactgtgagggaatgggagtggtttcaaagggctgggctgctggaagcacattaccagacctggagtgattgcaactgggtctgacagaggcataactggttcttctgggcacatttagtctcactccaactatttcctaccttcctttgtacaggtatgtaatgtctaaaagaccagtgtttgagtaaatgagactcaccaaactttctcctgactgaatcaatggaatctccgagtcagatgggtcCTCTCCATTCTGGGCACATttagtctcactccaactatttcctaccttcctttgtacaggtatgtaatgtctaaaggaccagtctttgagtaaatgagactcaccaaactttctcctgactgaatcaatggaatctccgagtcagatgggtcCTCTCCATtcggtgctctcagtcctcgggctggttcacttgttgctgttccctggtcttcagtcgtggtttgcctccagttggggtttttcttccaataaatctctcaccacaggtctaactttaaccagagagacaatgaagcacattaataatgaaaaggagaactaaacatttctgcttaatgttactaaaaacaaaactcactgaaatttaaacactgaaggcagatttaatgatctcagtgaacaatcttttattgtccctcacaggTCACAGaatgatatgggataagaaggagccatcattcagtcatggtaagacataagacacaggaa includes:
- the LOC140722651 gene encoding uncharacterized protein, with amino-acid sequence MAHQRVHTGQRLFACSECGKGFTCSSKLKVHQRVHTGERPFTCSDCGKGFTCSSTLKAHQRVHTGVWPFTCSECGKGFSQSSDLQKHQRVHTGERPFICSDCGKGFSHSSTLHSHQRVHTGERPFTCSECGKGFSHSSTLHRHQRVHTGEKPFTCSECGKGFTQSSDLQNHQRVHTGERPFTCSVCGKGFTQSSKLLAHQSVHTGERPFTCSDCGKGFTLSSNLLRHQRVHTG